In a single window of the Actinomycetota bacterium genome:
- a CDS encoding NAD(P)/FAD-dependent oxidoreductase — MTVHRTYDAVVIGAGHNGLCLAAYLARSGLRTAVVERRHEEGGGANTEEPLLPGFRFNLHAQYMEFFDIMPMVKDFDLESLGLRTVMPEAQAGIAFGDGRPPIVLHRPDLLDRTHASIARYSKSDADTYVELKKRAMMLEQMLAVGLYNPPAPADPAAQEMLVEAAFGDLGVSGHFVAKSAKNVIDELFECPELRALMYRTTVEWGYPVDTAGMGAGFLTFVMWTMGNWKLALGGTHTLAKAMTQACYREGVDLIENTAVESVLVEDGRAVGVSTRSGDIRAEVCVASNADLQQTMLDLVGKDHLSDLWRKRSEAFRYGPSHVLGTPMFCLIDAPRYLSARHDPEIDRCFYTVVGFDGPVDMAHYIRDSYGGRLPEPGAGTWVNSLWDRSQAPPGRHAATGWYFFPPASALSAQEWTEVRETYNDRFLAKWREAAPNMTPANVLAHRLYTPDQMEHKNKMREGDFSNGEFAPDQLGTNRPFPEASNYRTEIEGLYLCGPSAYPGGGIHAACGYNAYKAIAADHQLASPVVSERGY; from the coding sequence ATGACGGTGCACCGCACCTACGACGCCGTCGTCATCGGCGCCGGCCACAACGGTCTCTGTCTGGCCGCGTACCTGGCCCGCTCGGGCCTGCGCACGGCGGTGGTCGAGCGCCGGCACGAAGAGGGCGGGGGAGCGAACACCGAGGAGCCGCTGCTGCCCGGGTTCCGCTTCAACCTCCACGCCCAGTACATGGAGTTCTTCGACATCATGCCGATGGTCAAGGACTTCGACCTCGAATCGCTCGGGCTGCGCACGGTGATGCCCGAGGCCCAGGCCGGCATCGCGTTCGGTGACGGGCGGCCGCCGATCGTCTTGCACCGCCCCGACCTGCTCGATCGCACCCACGCCAGCATCGCCCGCTACTCCAAGTCCGACGCCGACACGTACGTGGAGCTGAAGAAGCGGGCGATGATGCTGGAGCAGATGCTCGCCGTCGGGCTGTACAACCCCCCGGCGCCGGCAGACCCGGCTGCCCAGGAGATGCTGGTCGAAGCCGCGTTCGGCGATCTCGGCGTCTCGGGCCACTTCGTCGCCAAGTCGGCGAAGAACGTCATCGACGAGCTGTTCGAGTGCCCGGAGCTGCGCGCGCTCATGTACCGGACCACCGTCGAGTGGGGCTACCCGGTGGACACCGCCGGGATGGGCGCCGGCTTCCTGACGTTCGTGATGTGGACGATGGGCAACTGGAAGCTGGCTCTCGGCGGCACCCATACGCTGGCCAAGGCGATGACGCAGGCCTGCTACCGCGAGGGCGTCGACCTGATCGAGAACACCGCCGTCGAGAGCGTGCTCGTGGAAGACGGCCGGGCGGTCGGGGTCAGCACGCGCAGCGGCGACATCCGCGCCGAGGTCTGCGTGGCGTCGAACGCCGACCTGCAACAGACGATGCTCGACCTCGTCGGCAAGGATCACCTGTCCGATCTGTGGAGGAAGCGTTCCGAGGCCTTCCGCTACGGCCCGAGCCATGTGCTCGGCACGCCGATGTTCTGCCTGATCGACGCACCGCGTTACCTGTCCGCGCGCCACGATCCGGAGATCGACCGCTGCTTCTACACCGTGGTCGGCTTCGACGGGCCCGTCGACATGGCGCACTACATCCGCGACTCCTACGGCGGCAGGTTGCCCGAGCCCGGCGCCGGGACGTGGGTGAACAGCCTGTGGGACCGCTCCCAGGCGCCGCCCGGACGGCACGCGGCGACCGGCTGGTACTTCTTCCCACCGGCCAGCGCGCTGAGCGCGCAGGAATGGACGGAGGTGCGCGAGACCTACAACGACCGCTTCCTCGCCAAGTGGCGCGAAGCCGCGCCGAACATGACCCCGGCGAACGTGCTCGCCCATCGGCTGTACACGCCGGACCAGATGGAGCACAAGAACAAGATGCGCGAGGGCGACTTCTCGAACGGCGAGTTCGCCCCCGACCAGCTCGGGACGAACCGCCCGTTCCCAGAGGCGTCGAACTACCGCACCGAGATCGAGGGTCTCTACCTGTGCGGCCCCTCGGCATACCCAGGCGGCGGGATCCACGCCGCCTGCGGCTACAACGCGTACAAGGCGATCGCCGCCGACCACCAGCTCGCCAGCCCCGTCGTGAGCGAGCGGGGCTACTGA
- a CDS encoding NAD(P)/FAD-dependent oxidoreductase — MRDTCDVIVIGAGHNGLTLGAYLARSGLDVLVLERRHEEGGGLCTEELTGAGFLHNIHANYHTFVDLAPPVRDLDVRGHGVEYVRPEVQMASIFDDGTALTVHTDLEKTIASMARFSERDAETFRRLHAEAHGYVELLLGTLMYQPPMSVKELTRALAAFGVEDRSEFLSVKLRRETINDFLDQHFTHPKVKVHLAFHAAVCGYTNDVAGLAIGFPLLIGKMDNWHLCVGGSHRLAHALWRDLAQHGGVMVSDAEVATVVVESGRAVGVQLTSGEQITARRAVCSTVAVEQTFLDFVDPSHLSAEFRERVATKVVHKDWTLFSVHAAMSALPEYEAAAFDPDVNRAWVVNLGYASPADLDVDWRLIRDGKLPDPRPNAAVNSLYDPTDAPVGYYTGLLRQFAPFAVNGAGAGEWETLGRWYGQRCLDAWRSFAPNLTGDVILDWVPFTPLDISRKMVNMIGGDWMMGEVSLANMLDQRPLPELGQYRTPIEGLYMAGSTQHPHGFITFGPAYNALQIIADDLGIDPWWRDV; from the coding sequence ATGCGTGACACATGCGACGTGATCGTCATCGGTGCCGGCCACAACGGGCTCACCCTCGGCGCGTACCTGGCCCGCAGCGGGCTCGACGTGCTGGTGCTCGAGCGCCGCCACGAAGAGGGCGGCGGATTGTGCACCGAGGAGCTGACCGGTGCCGGCTTCCTGCACAACATCCACGCCAACTACCACACGTTCGTCGACCTCGCCCCGCCCGTACGCGACCTCGACGTACGCGGGCACGGTGTCGAGTACGTGCGCCCCGAGGTGCAGATGGCGTCGATCTTCGACGACGGCACCGCGTTGACCGTGCACACCGACCTCGAGAAGACGATTGCGTCGATGGCCCGCTTCAGCGAGCGCGACGCCGAGACGTTCCGTCGCCTGCACGCCGAGGCCCACGGCTACGTCGAGCTTCTCCTCGGAACCCTCATGTACCAGCCGCCGATGTCGGTGAAGGAGCTGACCAGGGCTCTCGCCGCCTTCGGCGTGGAAGACCGCTCGGAGTTCTTGTCGGTGAAGCTGCGCCGGGAGACGATCAACGACTTCCTCGACCAGCACTTCACCCACCCGAAGGTGAAGGTGCACCTCGCGTTCCACGCGGCCGTGTGCGGGTACACGAACGACGTCGCCGGCCTGGCGATCGGCTTCCCGTTGCTGATCGGGAAGATGGACAACTGGCACCTGTGCGTCGGCGGCTCCCACCGCCTCGCCCACGCGCTGTGGCGGGATCTGGCCCAGCACGGCGGCGTGATGGTGAGCGACGCCGAGGTGGCCACGGTGGTGGTCGAATCGGGCCGCGCGGTGGGGGTGCAGCTCACGAGCGGCGAGCAGATCACCGCCCGGCGGGCGGTGTGCTCGACGGTGGCCGTGGAGCAGACGTTCCTCGACTTCGTCGACCCGAGCCACCTGAGCGCCGAGTTCCGCGAGCGTGTCGCTACCAAGGTGGTGCACAAGGACTGGACGTTGTTCTCGGTCCACGCGGCGATGAGCGCACTGCCCGAGTACGAGGCGGCGGCGTTCGATCCCGACGTGAACCGGGCCTGGGTGGTGAACCTCGGCTACGCCTCGCCGGCCGACCTCGACGTCGACTGGCGCCTGATCCGCGACGGCAAACTGCCCGATCCGCGCCCGAACGCGGCGGTGAACTCGCTCTACGACCCCACCGACGCACCGGTGGGCTACTACACCGGGCTGCTGCGCCAGTTCGCCCCCTTCGCGGTGAACGGGGCAGGAGCCGGGGAGTGGGAGACGCTCGGGCGGTGGTACGGGCAGCGATGCCTCGACGCCTGGCGCTCGTTCGCCCCCAACCTCACCGGCGACGTCATCCTCGACTGGGTGCCGTTCACACCCCTCGACATCTCCCGCAAGATGGTCAACATGATCGGCGGCGACTGGATGATGGGCGAGGTGTCGCTCGCCAACATGCTCGACCAGCGGCCGTTGCCCGAGCTCGGCCAGTACCGCACCCCGATCGAGGGCCTGTACATGGCCGGGTCCACGCAGCACCCCCACGGGTTCATCACGTTCGGCCCGGCGTACAACGCGCTGCAGATAATCGCCGACGACCTCGGCATTGATCCCTGGTGGAGAGACGTGTGA
- a CDS encoding SCP2 sterol-binding domain-containing protein, which translates to MPDAYSSEWYEAVRAAINTRVATMSSLPEGTWHVAVDIEGDGVSPYVSDAGSRHFLIRIEDGHCAWYREEDGPAQSSPELRLDYRFVGPAAVFDDIVAGRIDPIDAALRGNIKVKGDMRFLMRQAEHVQVLLDAYVNGVDTNWPKGAPPYA; encoded by the coding sequence ATGCCCGACGCCTACAGCTCCGAGTGGTACGAGGCCGTGCGCGCGGCGATCAACACCCGCGTGGCGACCATGTCGTCGTTGCCGGAAGGCACCTGGCACGTGGCGGTCGACATCGAGGGCGACGGCGTGTCGCCCTACGTCAGTGATGCCGGTTCGAGGCACTTCCTGATCCGGATCGAGGACGGCCACTGCGCCTGGTACCGCGAAGAAGACGGTCCGGCGCAGAGCAGTCCCGAGCTGCGCCTCGACTACCGCTTCGTCGGCCCCGCCGCCGTGTTCGACGACATCGTCGCCGGCCGAATCGACCCGATCGACGCCGCCCTGCGCGGCAACATCAAGGTGAAAGGTGACATGCGCTTCTTGATGCGCCAGGCCGAGCACGTGCAAGTGCTCCTCGACGCGTACGTGAACGGTGTCGACACCAACTGGCCGAAGGGGGCGCCTCCCTATGCGTGA